The following coding sequences lie in one Kribbella sp. NBC_00709 genomic window:
- a CDS encoding acyltransferase domain-containing protein: protein MTTAEEYRLLGFADADREAAEAFTPDAAVVKDLADQIRAGIGKLGTEPEFRMPEDPRNSVQAFLDTVPDVRRFHTERGIPDDISWASLADLGQQLKVSRRTHGEYSLETHWWLTIAWTGQLYAFGRLQYLLHQVSEERPVPGTETGEWIIGVHIPESGPLTPELVDESLQQAREFFPRYFPEYPVKTANLWSWLIDPYLLDNLPQDSNMVKFGRRFTPYGTPNDSQDSAIFFTFRTHGTDHLDELPQDTRLQRLVVGRIKDGGTWQSAYGYLEL, encoded by the coding sequence GTGACGACTGCTGAGGAGTACCGCCTGCTGGGTTTCGCCGATGCCGACCGGGAGGCGGCTGAGGCGTTCACGCCGGATGCGGCGGTGGTGAAGGACCTGGCCGACCAGATCCGGGCCGGGATCGGCAAGCTCGGGACCGAGCCCGAGTTCCGGATGCCGGAGGACCCGCGGAACTCGGTCCAGGCGTTCCTGGACACCGTTCCGGACGTCCGCCGGTTCCACACGGAGCGCGGCATCCCGGACGACATCAGCTGGGCGTCGCTGGCCGACCTGGGACAGCAGCTCAAGGTGAGTCGTCGTACGCACGGTGAGTACAGCCTGGAGACGCACTGGTGGCTGACGATCGCCTGGACCGGCCAGCTCTACGCGTTCGGCCGCCTGCAGTACCTGCTGCACCAGGTCTCGGAGGAGCGGCCCGTCCCGGGCACGGAGACCGGTGAGTGGATCATCGGCGTACACATCCCGGAGTCGGGTCCGCTGACCCCTGAGCTGGTCGACGAGAGCCTCCAGCAGGCCCGCGAGTTCTTCCCGCGCTACTTCCCGGAGTATCCGGTGAAGACGGCGAACCTGTGGTCCTGGTTGATCGACCCGTACCTGCTCGACAACCTGCCGCAGGACTCCAACATGGTGAAGTTCGGCCGCCGCTTCACGCCGTACGGGACACCGAACGACAGCCAGGACAGCGCCATCTTCTTCACCTTCCGCACCCACGGCACCGACCACCTCGACGAGCTCCCGCAGGACACCCGCCTGCAGCGGCTGGTCGTCGGCCGGATCAAGGACGGCGGCACCTGGCAGAGCGCGTACGGCTACCTGGAGCTATGA
- a CDS encoding DedA family protein, with protein sequence MTELLEVARHLLSFAMASHWLLLILFVAAAVDAVFPVVPSEGMVITAGMAAAAGHQNLLLVIAVAMVGSVIGESTCYFMGRGSGPALHRWMKRQERRQQMYDRVSGALHARGGLILMTVRYIPGARMVATLTAGATRYSFKKFIVFTFFGVTIAYTYVALLGYLGGDAFAHDQLKGLAFSLGLAATIGLVVETTRRIAVRRRTAKITSA encoded by the coding sequence GTGACGGAGTTGCTAGAGGTCGCGCGGCACCTGCTCAGCTTTGCGATGGCCTCGCACTGGCTGCTACTCATCCTGTTCGTGGCCGCCGCTGTCGACGCCGTCTTCCCGGTGGTTCCGAGCGAGGGCATGGTCATCACCGCGGGCATGGCCGCGGCCGCCGGTCACCAGAACCTGCTGCTGGTGATCGCCGTCGCGATGGTCGGCTCCGTCATCGGCGAGTCCACCTGTTACTTCATGGGCCGTGGCTCCGGCCCGGCGCTGCATCGCTGGATGAAGCGCCAGGAGCGCCGCCAGCAGATGTACGACCGGGTGTCCGGCGCGCTGCACGCGCGCGGCGGGCTGATCCTGATGACGGTCCGCTACATCCCCGGCGCCCGGATGGTCGCCACGCTGACCGCGGGCGCGACGCGGTACTCGTTCAAGAAGTTCATCGTGTTCACGTTCTTCGGGGTGACGATCGCGTACACGTACGTCGCGCTGCTCGGCTACCTGGGCGGGGACGCGTTCGCGCACGACCAGCTGAAGGGGCTCGCGTTCAGCCTGGGTCTCGCGGCGACGATCGGTCTGGTGGTCGAGACGACCCGCCGGATCGCGGTCAGACGCCGTACCGCGAAGATCACGAGCGCCTAA
- a CDS encoding cytochrome P450 family protein — MRQPFTETSGIARHWGFEDLAANGPVQRLTLFTGVPVCLVTGYAETRELLAHPDVVRSPLDGPHRDTMMDDLINRTERHMLGANPPDHTRLRKLVTAAFTRRRIDALEPRIREIAAGLLDEMASAGDPVDLVNAYSYPLPITVICELIGIPAVRREDFRQWSSVFVNASMHTAEEYIEATTLMLDFVHELITQKQAAPTDDLLSGLIAARDGGDRLSEDELTSMIFLLLAAGHETTVSLITNGVHALLRHPDQLELLKAEPYRLPAAVEELLRYDGPLQAAIPYISQAPIEIAGTRIEAGEVIVFALLPANRDPRKVERPDELDITRPDSAHLAFGHGIHHCLGAPLARLEGRIALGMLFERFPGLRLAEPDRDPLRTPGLLMNAIRELPVHL; from the coding sequence ATGAGGCAGCCGTTCACGGAGACCAGCGGAATCGCCCGGCACTGGGGCTTCGAGGACCTCGCGGCCAACGGACCGGTGCAGCGGCTGACGCTGTTCACCGGCGTCCCGGTGTGCCTGGTGACCGGGTACGCCGAGACGCGCGAACTGCTCGCCCATCCGGATGTCGTCCGCTCTCCACTGGACGGGCCGCACCGCGACACGATGATGGACGACCTGATCAACCGGACCGAGCGGCACATGCTCGGTGCGAACCCGCCGGACCACACCCGGTTGCGCAAGCTGGTCACGGCCGCGTTCACCCGCCGCCGGATCGACGCGCTCGAGCCGCGGATCCGCGAGATCGCGGCCGGCCTGCTCGACGAGATGGCCTCCGCGGGCGATCCCGTGGACCTGGTGAACGCGTACAGCTACCCGCTGCCGATCACGGTGATCTGCGAGCTGATCGGCATCCCCGCGGTCCGCCGTGAGGACTTCCGCCAGTGGTCCTCGGTGTTCGTGAACGCGAGCATGCACACCGCCGAGGAGTACATCGAGGCGACCACGCTGATGCTCGACTTCGTCCACGAGCTGATCACGCAGAAGCAGGCCGCGCCGACCGATGACCTGCTGTCCGGACTGATCGCGGCCCGCGACGGCGGCGACCGGCTGAGCGAGGACGAACTGACCTCGATGATCTTCCTGCTGCTCGCGGCCGGTCATGAGACCACGGTCAGCCTGATCACGAACGGCGTCCACGCCCTGCTCCGGCACCCGGACCAGCTGGAGCTGCTGAAGGCCGAGCCGTACCGGCTGCCCGCCGCGGTCGAGGAGCTGCTCAGGTACGACGGTCCGCTGCAGGCCGCGATCCCGTACATCTCCCAGGCGCCGATCGAGATCGCCGGGACCCGGATCGAGGCCGGTGAGGTGATCGTGTTCGCGCTGCTGCCGGCGAACCGCGACCCGCGGAAGGTCGAGCGGCCGGACGAGCTGGACATCACCCGCCCGGACTCCGCGCACCTCGCCTTCGGGCACGGGATCCACCACTGCCTCGGGGCGCCGCTGGCCCGGCTGGAGGGCCGGATCGCCCTCGGCATGCTGTTCGAGCGCTTCCCCGGCCTACGCCTGGCCGAGCCGGACCGCGACCCGCTCCGCACCCCCGGCCTGCTGATGAACGCGATCCGCGAACTGCCGGTTCACCTCTGA
- a CDS encoding helix-turn-helix transcriptional regulator — MLIGREAERRVVEQLVAGARVGAAGVLLVTGEPGIGKTSLLDEAAAMAGGLRILRARGAEAEREVPFAALLQLLRPALSSLDRIPGPQQSALASALALRPETGTPADRFAVGAATLSLICRYAEDAPLALIIDDAHLLDRPSAEALLFAARRLVADPIVMLIAARAYEPHPLEADLPRLELGGITLEAAQQLVQHLPGDLVAQLYRTVAGNPLALLELADDPDRVLRTPPGVPFPVPAMVAEAFVSRANRLSQEARTALLVASIDDCELGAVARACAELGVDVAVLEEAEAAGLVAIRDGEVVWRHPLVRSAIYTSADPAERRTAHRAVAGTTPDEDRRAWHLSEAVLGTDDEVAAGLVVAAEHAAARGAHAVAATAYERAGRLSEGLQDRALRLVAAGESAWSAGLAERAEALLADALSLRPPLPVKLRAQEIRGDIEVKCGSPRRARDILVAAAAECTDPEVATGLLADAVAACFRLCDAPAGLEIAHEIDRLRPAVDRPGPRIMSMLASGVAKVLAGSGGMDQIRAAIRLEPSDELDRDRRRQVWMVLAALFLRETGTGRTLLHQAMLERREQVALGTLPGLLFVLARDDATTDRWADAETSYDEGIRLSRETGQTTELAMNLAGLAWLWSHQGRPECREVAAECLRICAAQEIHLGTLWSLFALGDLELGRGDPAAALPQYERLVDVLAEYGLKDPDLSPAPELVEVYLRLGRVEDAKRVSGEHSALAEAKGQPWSLARAARARGVAGDNEQDFLLALSRHEVTLDAFEFARTRLAYGAWLRRVRRRIDARTQLRLAVEGFDALGARGWADQAAAELKATGETARRRVPSTADELTPQERQIAVLLADGNSIREAAARLFLSPKTVEYHLRKVYTKLGIHSRTELAEHLGRT, encoded by the coding sequence ATGCTCATCGGGCGGGAGGCGGAGCGCCGGGTAGTCGAGCAACTGGTCGCGGGGGCGCGGGTCGGAGCCGCTGGGGTGCTGCTCGTCACCGGTGAGCCCGGCATCGGCAAAACCAGCCTGCTGGACGAAGCCGCCGCAATGGCCGGCGGACTGCGGATCCTGCGAGCACGCGGTGCCGAAGCCGAACGCGAGGTCCCGTTCGCAGCACTGCTCCAATTGCTGCGACCAGCCTTGTCCAGCCTCGACCGCATCCCCGGACCGCAACAGTCGGCGCTCGCATCGGCGCTGGCGTTGCGGCCTGAGACCGGGACGCCCGCGGATCGTTTCGCCGTCGGTGCTGCAACACTCAGCCTGATCTGCCGGTACGCCGAAGACGCACCGCTCGCCCTGATCATCGACGACGCCCATCTACTGGACCGTCCCTCCGCAGAAGCCCTCCTGTTCGCGGCCCGGCGACTGGTGGCCGATCCGATCGTCATGCTGATCGCAGCCCGCGCCTACGAGCCGCACCCACTCGAGGCCGATCTCCCGCGACTGGAACTGGGCGGGATCACGCTGGAGGCCGCGCAGCAGCTCGTACAGCACCTGCCAGGCGACCTGGTCGCGCAGCTCTACCGGACCGTGGCAGGCAACCCGCTGGCTCTCCTGGAGCTGGCCGACGACCCGGACCGCGTGCTCCGGACGCCACCTGGTGTGCCGTTCCCTGTACCCGCGATGGTCGCAGAAGCCTTTGTCAGCAGGGCAAATCGGCTCAGCCAGGAAGCACGCACCGCGCTGCTGGTCGCGTCGATCGACGACTGTGAACTAGGAGCCGTGGCGCGTGCGTGTGCGGAGCTCGGCGTCGACGTCGCGGTGCTCGAGGAGGCCGAGGCGGCCGGCCTGGTCGCGATCCGCGACGGTGAGGTCGTATGGCGGCATCCGCTGGTCCGCTCCGCGATCTACACGAGCGCCGACCCGGCAGAACGGCGTACCGCGCATCGAGCGGTGGCCGGCACTACCCCGGACGAAGACCGACGGGCGTGGCACTTGTCCGAGGCAGTCCTTGGCACTGACGACGAAGTGGCTGCCGGACTGGTCGTTGCGGCCGAGCATGCTGCTGCTCGCGGCGCACATGCGGTCGCGGCGACGGCGTACGAACGGGCTGGTCGACTCAGTGAAGGACTGCAGGACCGCGCACTGAGACTGGTTGCCGCTGGGGAGTCGGCGTGGTCGGCCGGACTGGCGGAGCGCGCTGAGGCCCTGCTCGCCGACGCGTTGAGCCTGCGTCCGCCGCTGCCGGTGAAGCTCCGGGCGCAGGAGATTCGCGGCGACATCGAGGTGAAGTGCGGCTCGCCACGCCGGGCCCGCGACATTCTCGTCGCAGCGGCGGCGGAGTGCACCGACCCCGAAGTCGCCACCGGGTTGCTCGCTGACGCGGTAGCGGCCTGCTTCCGGCTGTGTGATGCTCCGGCCGGGCTGGAGATCGCGCACGAGATCGACCGCCTCCGACCGGCTGTCGACCGCCCTGGTCCGCGGATCATGAGCATGCTGGCGAGCGGTGTCGCCAAGGTCCTCGCCGGTAGCGGCGGAATGGATCAGATCCGGGCAGCGATCAGACTGGAGCCGTCGGACGAGCTGGACCGCGACCGCCGCCGGCAGGTCTGGATGGTGCTGGCCGCCCTCTTCCTGCGGGAGACAGGTACCGGCCGGACGCTGTTGCACCAGGCGATGCTCGAACGGCGGGAGCAGGTCGCCCTCGGGACTCTGCCTGGCCTGTTGTTCGTGCTGGCCCGCGATGACGCGACCACTGACCGCTGGGCCGACGCGGAGACGTCGTACGACGAGGGCATCCGGCTGTCCCGCGAGACCGGTCAGACGACCGAACTGGCGATGAACCTGGCCGGACTGGCGTGGCTATGGTCCCACCAGGGCAGACCGGAGTGCCGGGAGGTCGCTGCGGAGTGCCTGCGGATCTGTGCGGCGCAGGAGATCCACCTCGGCACGCTGTGGTCGCTGTTCGCGTTGGGCGACCTGGAGTTGGGGCGTGGTGATCCGGCGGCGGCACTGCCGCAGTACGAGCGGTTGGTCGACGTACTGGCTGAGTACGGGTTGAAGGACCCGGATCTGTCGCCGGCACCTGAGTTGGTCGAGGTGTACCTACGACTGGGGCGTGTCGAGGATGCGAAGCGGGTATCGGGGGAGCACTCCGCTCTGGCTGAGGCGAAGGGCCAGCCGTGGTCGTTGGCGCGAGCAGCGCGGGCGCGCGGTGTGGCCGGCGACAATGAGCAGGACTTCCTGCTGGCGCTCAGTCGTCACGAGGTGACGCTGGATGCGTTCGAGTTCGCTCGGACACGTCTTGCGTACGGTGCGTGGCTGCGGCGAGTACGGCGCCGCATCGACGCGCGGACGCAGCTCCGACTCGCGGTGGAGGGCTTTGACGCGCTCGGTGCCCGCGGTTGGGCAGATCAGGCCGCGGCGGAGCTCAAGGCGACCGGTGAGACCGCGCGACGTCGAGTGCCGAGTACGGCGGACGAGCTGACTCCACAGGAGCGGCAGATCGCCGTACTGCTCGCGGACGGGAACAGCATCCGGGAGGCCGCGGCCCGGCTCTTCCTGAGTCCGAAGACCGTCGAGTACCACCTGCGCAAGGTCTACACGAAGCTCGGCATCCACTCCCGCACCGAGCTCGCCGAGCATTTGGGCCGAACGTAG
- a CDS encoding class I SAM-dependent methyltransferase — MTVAIDSDKLMGFVFKAVDEVGATLNAALVVMGDRLGFYQALADQGPATPTELAERTSTDEHYTREWLNAQAAGGIVEYDAGTGRYTLPPEHAVAMTDPSSPAYLPGFFQIALGTLQHTTETIEAARSGAGVGWHEHTTDVHVGCERFFRPSYNANLLPSWLPALDGVVEKLQAGATVADIGCGHGSSTILMAEAFPRSTFIGSDYHQASIETARLRAADAGVGDRVSFEVAAADRFSGSGFDLVTTFDALHDMGDPVGAAKHVREALAPDGTWMLVEPMAGDHVEDNLNPVGRAYYGFSTLLCTPASLSQPVGLALGTQAGPARIRDVTKAAGFSRFRTVAETPFNLVFEVRP, encoded by the coding sequence ATGACTGTTGCAATCGACAGCGACAAACTGATGGGCTTCGTGTTCAAGGCCGTGGACGAGGTGGGGGCAACGCTGAACGCGGCGTTGGTGGTGATGGGTGACCGCCTCGGGTTCTACCAGGCGCTCGCCGACCAGGGCCCGGCCACGCCGACCGAGCTCGCCGAGCGGACCAGCACCGACGAGCACTACACCCGCGAGTGGCTGAACGCGCAAGCCGCCGGCGGGATCGTCGAGTACGACGCGGGTACAGGTCGCTACACGCTGCCGCCAGAGCATGCCGTTGCGATGACCGATCCGAGCAGCCCGGCGTACCTGCCCGGCTTCTTCCAGATCGCACTGGGCACGCTGCAGCACACGACGGAGACGATCGAGGCGGCGCGCAGCGGCGCCGGAGTCGGATGGCACGAGCACACAACGGACGTGCATGTCGGATGCGAGCGGTTCTTCCGGCCGTCGTACAACGCGAACCTGCTGCCCAGCTGGCTGCCCGCGCTCGACGGCGTGGTGGAGAAGCTGCAAGCCGGTGCGACCGTGGCTGACATCGGCTGCGGGCACGGCTCGTCCACCATCCTGATGGCCGAGGCGTTCCCGCGGTCGACCTTCATCGGCTCGGACTACCACCAGGCGTCGATCGAGACCGCCCGGCTGCGTGCGGCGGATGCGGGCGTCGGTGATCGGGTGTCCTTCGAGGTCGCAGCGGCCGACCGCTTCAGCGGGTCCGGGTTCGACCTGGTGACGACCTTCGACGCACTGCACGACATGGGCGATCCGGTCGGTGCGGCCAAGCATGTGCGGGAGGCGCTGGCGCCCGACGGCACGTGGATGCTCGTCGAGCCGATGGCCGGCGACCACGTCGAGGACAACCTCAACCCGGTCGGCCGGGCGTACTACGGCTTCTCCACGCTTCTCTGCACGCCGGCTTCACTGTCCCAGCCGGTCGGACTGGCGCTCGGCACGCAGGCCGGCCCCGCGCGGATCCGGGACGTCACCAAGGCCGCCGGGTTCAGCCGGTTCCGGACGGTCGCGGAGACGCCGTTCAACCTGGTGTTCGAGGTGCGCCCTTGA
- a CDS encoding ArsR/SmtB family transcription factor gives MLTRTFGALADPTRLAIVSRLSRGDATMGELAEPHRITPPAITKHVGVLVDAGLVRRQRVGRTVVCTLRPEAFSELEQWLGDLTTYWNSTVDRLEELLRGDDDGH, from the coding sequence GTGCTAACGAGGACGTTCGGGGCGCTCGCAGACCCGACTCGGCTGGCGATCGTGAGCCGGCTGAGTCGGGGCGACGCCACGATGGGCGAGCTCGCCGAGCCGCACCGGATCACCCCACCCGCGATCACCAAGCACGTCGGCGTGCTGGTGGACGCGGGTTTGGTGCGCCGGCAGCGGGTCGGGCGGACGGTGGTGTGCACACTCCGGCCGGAGGCGTTCTCCGAGCTGGAGCAGTGGCTCGGCGACCTCACGACGTACTGGAACAGCACCGTTGACCGGCTGGAAGAACTCTTGCGAGGGGACGACGATGGACACTGA
- a CDS encoding SRPBCC family protein — MDTEIHIERVLPATIGRVYDAWTRAELLARWYCPNPKFDLKVQADVRVGGEYVVEMGPHVVRGSYLEVQPPRRLVFSWKWDGTEDEPTRVEVELTEVADGTRMVLSHTGFANAEDAANHRMGWEPELGRLADLLDSVDAS, encoded by the coding sequence ATGGACACTGAGATCCACATCGAAAGGGTGCTTCCGGCAACGATCGGGCGGGTGTACGACGCCTGGACCCGCGCCGAGCTGCTGGCCCGGTGGTACTGCCCGAACCCGAAGTTCGACCTGAAGGTGCAGGCCGACGTCCGGGTCGGTGGCGAGTACGTCGTCGAGATGGGGCCGCACGTGGTGCGCGGCAGCTACCTGGAGGTGCAGCCGCCGCGCCGGCTGGTGTTCAGCTGGAAGTGGGACGGCACCGAGGACGAGCCGACCCGCGTCGAGGTGGAGCTGACGGAAGTTGCCGACGGCACCCGAATGGTGCTCAGCCACACCGGCTTCGCGAACGCCGAGGACGCCGCCAACCACCGGATGGGCTGGGAGCCCGAGCTGGGGCGGCTGGCCGACCTGCTGGACTCCGTCGACGCAAGCTGA
- a CDS encoding ABC transporter permease, whose amino-acid sequence MLVWTRTGKAIVWTAFAVVFGLLVLLPFLVVIAAAFAGSWNGVLPSDPTGDHLRQALSGDELASLSVSLQTAFLGGLLAVVFGTWGALAAYRSRFTRVADAMHHLPIAVPSVVVGLGLLVAFSRQPVLLNGTRWIVVIAHLVLMVAFSYGTVAAALQRLDPSYADVAASLGASPARVLWRVRLPMLLPAVTSAAGLSVALSMGEVGATIMVYPASWRTLPVSIFALTDRGQTFVAAAEAVVLLAATVVLVLVLDRFRCRAAER is encoded by the coding sequence GTGCTCGTCTGGACTAGGACAGGGAAGGCGATCGTCTGGACCGCGTTTGCCGTGGTGTTCGGGCTGCTTGTCCTGCTGCCGTTCCTGGTGGTGATCGCGGCCGCGTTCGCCGGCTCGTGGAACGGCGTACTGCCCTCGGATCCGACCGGCGATCACCTGCGGCAGGCGTTGTCGGGTGATGAGCTGGCTTCGTTGTCAGTCAGTTTGCAGACCGCGTTCCTGGGTGGACTACTCGCGGTGGTGTTCGGCACGTGGGGTGCGTTGGCCGCCTATCGCTCCCGATTCACGAGAGTCGCGGACGCGATGCATCACCTGCCGATCGCAGTACCGTCGGTGGTGGTCGGGCTCGGTCTGCTGGTCGCGTTCTCGCGGCAGCCGGTGCTGCTCAACGGGACCAGGTGGATCGTGGTGATCGCACACCTCGTGCTGATGGTTGCCTTCAGCTACGGAACGGTTGCCGCGGCACTGCAACGGCTCGATCCGTCGTACGCCGACGTCGCCGCATCGCTCGGCGCCTCGCCGGCCCGGGTGCTGTGGCGCGTCCGGCTGCCGATGCTGCTGCCTGCCGTCACGTCGGCAGCCGGACTGTCGGTCGCGTTGTCGATGGGTGAGGTCGGCGCCACGATCATGGTCTATCCCGCGTCGTGGCGGACACTGCCGGTGAGCATCTTCGCGCTCACCGATCGCGGCCAGACGTTCGTCGCCGCGGCCGAGGCCGTGGTGTTGCTGGCGGCAACCGTTGTGCTGGTCCTCGTCCTCGACCGTTTCCGGTGCCGGGCCGCCGAGCGCTGA